A portion of the Thermoleophilia bacterium genome contains these proteins:
- the rfbC gene encoding dTDP-4-dehydrorhamnose 3,5-epimerase, which yields MKSLPTNIPGLLVLEPTVHGDSRGWFQETYRQNVLADLGVADSFVQDNHSRSAKGVLRGLHFQVGDHPQAKLVRCARGAIADVAVDLRRGSPTYGNWESWQLDDERGLQMYIPVGFAHGFVVLSDVADVVYRCSDYYDPAGDSGIRFDDPGVGVEWPGAPHSVSDRDATAPLLADIADQLPFIWSA from the coding sequence GTGAAGAGCCTCCCCACCAACATTCCGGGCCTTCTTGTGCTTGAACCCACCGTGCACGGCGACAGCCGTGGGTGGTTTCAGGAGACCTACCGGCAGAACGTGTTGGCCGATCTGGGCGTGGCGGACAGCTTCGTTCAGGACAACCACAGCCGGTCGGCCAAGGGTGTTCTTCGCGGCCTGCACTTTCAGGTTGGGGATCACCCACAGGCCAAGCTGGTGCGCTGTGCGCGCGGTGCCATTGCCGACGTGGCGGTTGACCTGCGTCGCGGTTCACCTACGTACGGCAATTGGGAGTCATGGCAGCTCGATGACGAGCGCGGCCTTCAGATGTACATCCCGGTCGGCTTCGCACACGGGTTCGTGGTGCTCTCCGACGTGGCCGACGTGGTGTACCGCTGCTCCGACTACTACGACCCCGCCGGCGACAGCGGCATCAGGTTTGACGATCCGGGCGTGGGCGTGGAGTGGCCCGGTGCGCCGCATTCGGTGAGCGACCGTGACGCGACTGCACCACTCCTAGCTGACATCGCCGACCAGCTTCCCTTCATCTGGAGCGCATGA
- a CDS encoding glycosyltransferase family 2 protein, with protein MSQPELSVVIVSYRCGALLDDCLTSLDANRSTVDMEVEVVDNASGDDTVEVARRHAWVTTTALDQNLGFARANNLAMDRARGRTVLVLNPDTIVPSGALRACLDELWRDPSVGLLTPRLVDVDGRLDRRCHRGFPTLWSSFCYFTTLDRVFTGPRSRRYTMGHLPETEAADVEAVSGAFMLMPAEAMRRVGGFDEQFFMYAEDIDLSLRFVEGGYRVRYWPEVDVVHVGAGSNVSGQRPPAANAAYFRTMAPFVRKHRTGLHGLVLSATVWVMGELMLAASEGGRRVKKSA; from the coding sequence ATGAGCCAGCCCGAGCTCTCGGTCGTCATCGTCTCGTACCGCTGCGGGGCGCTGCTCGATGACTGCCTCACCAGCCTCGATGCCAACCGCTCGACCGTGGACATGGAGGTCGAGGTGGTGGACAACGCGTCGGGTGACGACACGGTCGAGGTGGCTCGCCGTCACGCCTGGGTGACCACCACCGCGCTCGACCAGAACCTGGGCTTCGCTCGCGCCAATAACCTGGCTATGGACCGGGCCCGCGGAAGGACCGTGCTCGTATTGAACCCCGACACCATCGTTCCGTCCGGCGCACTTCGCGCCTGCCTTGACGAACTGTGGCGTGATCCATCGGTGGGCCTTCTCACCCCTCGCCTCGTTGACGTGGATGGTCGCCTCGACCGCCGGTGCCACCGCGGCTTTCCCACCCTGTGGTCGTCGTTTTGCTACTTCACCACCCTCGACCGGGTGTTCACGGGACCACGCTCGCGGCGGTACACAATGGGGCATCTCCCGGAGACCGAGGCGGCTGACGTGGAGGCCGTGTCGGGTGCATTCATGCTGATGCCCGCGGAGGCCATGCGACGGGTGGGTGGCTTCGACGAGCAGTTCTTTATGTACGCCGAGGACATCGACCTGTCGCTGCGATTTGTGGAGGGCGGCTACCGCGTGCGGTACTGGCCCGAGGTTGACGTCGTACACGTGGGTGCCGGGTCAAACGTGTCGGGCCAGCGCCCGCCAGCGGCGAACGCCGCCTACTTCCGCACCATGGCGCCCTTTGTACGAAAGCACCGCACGGGCCTGCATGGCTTGGTGCTGAGCGCCACGGTGTGGGTGATGGGAGAGTTGATGCTGGCGGCCAGCGAGGGCGGCCGGCGTGTGAAGAAGTCGGCGTGA
- a CDS encoding glycosyltransferase family 1 protein: MGDGRVDAGGQRGRPACEEVGVKIALVSCVYPPYKSGIGNVAARHARQLTDMGHRVTVYCPVHDDEPGRDTVDGIVVERLRSLVRHGNSALVPQLVRHMKGHDAVYIMWPFFGGAEPAAIGARMHKIPYIVFFHMDVLWDGWRGTILDGYERTAEPWIMRHAHAVLASSTELAQASSLGHVKGISVQPSAYSLDLSRFHPPGADEPHPAVPSIVFVGAMDAGHAFKGAPQLIEAFARTRADVPCTLELVGDGDLRPGFEALAQASGVADDINFLGRVDDDELAHTYRMGSVVVLPSTTREEAFGVVLAEGMASGCPCIASDFPGVDAVVKSGDGILVPPGDVPALADAISSVIGDPERQAQMSKAALAGVVRYSPEAERERLAAAFAGIPAGSHR, translated from the coding sequence GTGGGTGATGGGAGAGTTGATGCTGGCGGCCAGCGAGGGCGGCCGGCGTGTGAAGAAGTCGGCGTGAAGATCGCCCTGGTCTCATGCGTGTACCCGCCATACAAGAGCGGCATCGGCAACGTGGCGGCGCGCCATGCGCGGCAGCTCACCGACATGGGCCACCGAGTCACCGTGTACTGCCCGGTGCACGACGACGAGCCGGGTCGCGACACCGTTGACGGCATCGTGGTGGAGCGCCTGCGCTCGCTGGTGCGCCACGGCAACTCGGCGCTGGTGCCGCAACTGGTGCGGCACATGAAGGGCCACGACGCGGTGTACATCATGTGGCCATTCTTCGGCGGCGCGGAACCCGCCGCCATTGGCGCGCGCATGCACAAGATCCCCTACATCGTTTTCTTCCATATGGATGTGCTGTGGGATGGCTGGCGCGGAACGATTCTGGACGGCTACGAGCGCACCGCCGAGCCGTGGATCATGCGCCATGCCCATGCCGTGCTGGCCAGCTCAACAGAGCTCGCACAGGCCTCATCGCTTGGGCATGTGAAGGGCATCAGCGTGCAGCCGTCGGCGTACTCGCTCGATCTCTCGCGCTTTCACCCCCCGGGGGCCGATGAGCCGCACCCCGCGGTGCCCTCCATCGTGTTTGTGGGTGCCATGGATGCGGGCCACGCCTTCAAGGGCGCTCCACAGCTGATCGAGGCCTTTGCACGCACGCGCGCGGATGTGCCCTGCACGCTTGAGCTGGTGGGCGATGGCGACCTTCGCCCAGGCTTCGAAGCGCTGGCGCAGGCCAGCGGAGTAGCCGATGACATCAACTTCCTCGGGCGCGTTGACGACGACGAGCTGGCGCACACCTACCGCATGGGAAGTGTGGTGGTGCTGCCGTCCACCACCCGGGAGGAGGCCTTTGGCGTAGTGCTGGCCGAGGGCATGGCGTCGGGCTGCCCGTGCATTGCGAGCGACTTCCCTGGCGTTGACGCGGTGGTGAAGAGCGGCGACGGAATCCTGGTGCCGCCCGGGGATGTACCGGCGCTGGCTGACGCCATCTCCTCGGTCATCGGCGATCCGGAGCGGCAGGCACAGATGTCGAAGGCGGCGCTTGCCGGTGTGGTCCGCTACTCCCCGGAGGCGGAGCGGGAGCGGCTCGCGGCCGCCTTCGCAGGAATCCCGGCGGGGTCGCACCGCTGA
- a CDS encoding polyprenol monophosphomannose synthase, whose protein sequence is MNDASVTTEPVWVCIPTYNERENVHALVTAVLASLDSAGIDAHVLVIDDGSPDGTGAIADLMANDDVRVHVLHRPGKGGIGPAYIAGFQHALAQGAGLILEMDCDFSHDPAALPRLIEAAGDADLVIGSRYTAGGGVTDWGLVRRGISRGGCLYAQVILGTSVRDLTGGFKCFHRRVLEAIPLDEVSGQGYGFQIEMTYRTLLAGFHVVEVPITFTDRTAGESKMSRDVVMEAATLVPRLRRRLGPIPRG, encoded by the coding sequence ATGAACGATGCGTCGGTAACGACAGAGCCCGTGTGGGTGTGTATTCCCACCTATAACGAACGTGAGAACGTCCACGCGCTTGTGACTGCCGTTCTGGCGTCCCTCGACTCTGCTGGCATTGATGCGCACGTACTGGTGATCGACGACGGCTCCCCCGACGGCACCGGGGCGATCGCCGACCTCATGGCCAATGACGATGTCCGCGTGCACGTGCTCCACCGCCCGGGGAAGGGCGGCATCGGCCCGGCCTATATCGCAGGGTTCCAGCACGCACTGGCACAGGGCGCCGGGCTCATCCTCGAGATGGACTGCGACTTCTCCCACGACCCTGCTGCCCTTCCTCGTCTCATCGAGGCTGCGGGCGATGCCGATCTGGTGATCGGATCGCGCTACACCGCTGGCGGGGGCGTGACGGATTGGGGACTGGTCCGTCGGGGCATCAGTCGTGGCGGGTGCCTGTACGCGCAGGTGATCCTCGGTACGTCGGTGAGAGATCTGACCGGCGGGTTCAAGTGCTTCCATCGGCGGGTGCTTGAGGCGATTCCGCTCGATGAGGTATCAGGCCAGGGCTATGGGTTTCAGATCGAGATGACCTACCGCACTCTGCTTGCCGGCTTCCACGTTGTCGAGGTGCCCATCACCTTCACCGATCGCACGGCGGGTGAAAGCAAGATGAGCCGCGACGTCGTGATGGAGGCAGCCACTCTCGTTCCACGACTTCGACGGCGGCTCGGGCCGATCCCGCGGGGCTGA